The proteins below come from a single Polynucleobacter sp. MWH-UH23A genomic window:
- a CDS encoding CBS domain-containing protein, giving the protein MKVRDILRVKGSTLFTVAPDTALQTAVLVMSEHDIGSLVVMEYDKLVGILTFREVISALTKHHGKLDGLQVRSVMNQKPLTCNMETEIDEVRRMMLVDHARYLPVMDQKVLMGVISFYDVAKSVVEAQDFENTMLKAYIRDWPEDAEKTTN; this is encoded by the coding sequence ATGAAAGTTCGGGACATCTTACGCGTTAAAGGAAGCACCTTATTTACGGTTGCACCAGATACCGCATTGCAAACAGCAGTGCTCGTGATGAGCGAACATGACATTGGCTCTTTGGTTGTGATGGAGTATGACAAGCTCGTTGGCATCTTAACTTTTCGAGAAGTGATTTCAGCTTTAACAAAACACCATGGAAAGCTAGATGGATTGCAAGTACGCTCTGTCATGAATCAAAAACCGCTGACTTGTAACATGGAGACTGAAATTGATGAAGTACGTCGCATGATGCTGGTTGATCATGCCCGTTACTTGCCCGTAATGGACCAGAAGGTACTAATGGGCGTCATCTCCTTCTATGATGTGGCGAAGTCTGTTGTAGAAGCCCAAGATTTTGAAAACACCATGCTCAAGGCCTATATTCGTGACTGGCCTGAAGATGCAGAAAAAACGACAAATTAA
- a CDS encoding MFS transporter: MTPVLRWAFGSFFFLYFAYVGLVSPYASLFFLERGFNVIEIAVLMSMLQITRIVGPFSWGWLSDYLSNRIGIIRVCACLAALVFLCIFYLHSYIGFFIWMFVLHTILSSQMPLGETATIHALYKDNSFDKRYGRLRLWGSIGFIAMVLFAGELFQRKGIGLYPYVGAVILFALAAITFCLHEPKMERRKMVKGELFVVLLNPDVRWFLISGFFMIFAHASLYVFYSLYLANLGYDKFQIGLFWAIGVAAEVLFFYFQNRIISRVDSEAILQGAFGVGVVRFILIAFFPTTIVLILAQLMHAGTFAAHHSAATKLLQRWFTGSLQARGQAIMVTVSYGLGGTIGGLCAGWIWDLFQPRDVFVMSALACGIAGMAIQKLRPRRYPSRKN, encoded by the coding sequence ATGACGCCTGTTCTGCGCTGGGCCTTCGGGTCCTTTTTCTTTTTATATTTTGCATACGTAGGTTTGGTTTCTCCTTATGCAAGCCTCTTCTTTTTAGAGCGTGGCTTTAATGTCATTGAAATTGCAGTGCTGATGTCAATGCTTCAAATCACCAGAATTGTTGGGCCATTTAGCTGGGGATGGCTCTCAGATTACTTATCAAATCGTATTGGCATCATTAGGGTCTGTGCCTGCCTAGCGGCACTAGTTTTTCTGTGCATTTTTTATTTACATAGCTATATTGGTTTTTTCATCTGGATGTTTGTTTTACACACCATTTTGAGTAGCCAAATGCCTCTTGGTGAGACTGCTACTATCCATGCGCTATATAAAGATAATTCCTTTGATAAACGTTATGGTCGCTTGAGATTGTGGGGTTCAATAGGTTTTATAGCGATGGTACTCTTTGCAGGCGAGCTCTTCCAACGTAAAGGAATTGGGCTGTATCCCTATGTTGGCGCTGTAATTCTTTTTGCACTTGCGGCAATAACTTTTTGTCTTCACGAGCCCAAAATGGAACGTCGCAAAATGGTAAAGGGCGAGCTATTTGTAGTACTACTGAATCCAGATGTGCGTTGGTTTCTGATTTCAGGCTTCTTTATGATTTTTGCGCACGCATCTTTGTATGTGTTCTATTCACTTTACCTGGCAAACTTAGGCTACGATAAATTTCAGATTGGATTATTTTGGGCCATTGGTGTTGCCGCAGAAGTCCTCTTTTTCTATTTTCAAAATCGAATAATTAGCCGAGTTGATTCTGAAGCCATTCTTCAGGGTGCTTTTGGCGTTGGTGTGGTGCGATTCATTTTGATTGCCTTCTTCCCAACAACAATAGTTCTGATTCTGGCTCAGCTTATGCATGCTGGAACTTTTGCAGCTCACCACAGTGCTGCAACTAAGCTTTTGCAACGTTGGTTTACGGGTTCATTGCAAGCAAGAGGGCAGGCCATCATGGTCACTGTATCGTATGGATTAGGCGGAACAATTGGGGGGTTATGTGCTGGCTGGATATGGGATCTATTTCAGCCAAGAGACGTTTTTGTAATGTCTGCGCTTGCTTGCGGTATAGCGGGTATGGCGATTCAAAAACTACGACCACGCCGATACCCATCCAGAAAAAATTAG
- a CDS encoding septation protein A, translated as MKFLFDLFPIILFFIAFKFGDIYTATIVAMVATIGQILWVYCRHRKIDAMQWVSLVMIIVFGSLTIFLHDKTFIQLKPTALYWLFSGALLVSAQFFNKNWIQVLMGKQVTLKANHSHSVWHKLNLAWSTFFFVMGALNLYIAFEFSEDTWVNFKLFGSTGLLIVFVIAQGVWLSKHMEHPES; from the coding sequence ATGAAATTCTTATTTGATCTCTTTCCAATCATCCTCTTCTTTATTGCCTTTAAGTTTGGCGATATCTATACAGCCACCATAGTGGCGATGGTGGCCACTATTGGGCAAATTCTTTGGGTTTACTGTCGACATCGAAAAATCGATGCCATGCAGTGGGTCAGCCTCGTCATGATCATTGTATTTGGCAGCTTAACCATCTTTTTGCATGACAAAACTTTCATTCAACTAAAGCCTACCGCACTTTACTGGCTTTTTTCTGGTGCCCTATTGGTTAGTGCCCAATTTTTCAACAAGAATTGGATTCAAGTACTCATGGGTAAGCAAGTGACTCTAAAAGCTAATCATTCACATTCGGTGTGGCACAAGCTCAATCTTGCTTGGTCGACTTTCTTTTTTGTTATGGGCGCATTAAATCTTTATATTGCCTTTGAATTTTCAGAGGATACCTGGGTCAACTTTAAGTTATTCGGCAGTACGGGCCTGTTAATAGTTTTTGTCATTGCTCAAGGTGTCTGGCTTTCTAAACACATGGAGCATCCTGAGTCATGA
- a CDS encoding YhjD/YihY/BrkB family envelope integrity protein, with translation MRLIRNPQLWLSLAKEIWEGNRDQKLNQIAASLAYTTILSLVPMITIATILIGYLPRVIQVKNAFKTWLLDTYMPGGINQQVFIYLDQFSAQARGLTLLGIAGLFVTAIMTLSVIERAFNQIFKVHRSRPLLKKVLIYSAATFLGPILLGAGIYLSGALFSATEGWTEALSIGFSLVATIAPIILAVLVFAVVYKVLPYSQILWKDAISGALFAAISFELMKFGFAIFLTHTAFYKTVYGAFAIFPLALLWIYLTWWITLAGAVLVANLPAIRSGVIRVIRY, from the coding sequence ATGCGTCTAATTCGTAACCCCCAATTATGGCTTTCTCTTGCAAAAGAGATCTGGGAGGGTAATCGTGACCAAAAACTCAATCAAATTGCCGCTAGTCTTGCCTACACCACGATTCTCTCTTTGGTTCCCATGATAACCATTGCGACAATTTTGATCGGTTATCTGCCACGGGTGATACAGGTTAAGAATGCATTTAAAACTTGGTTGCTTGATACATACATGCCAGGAGGCATAAATCAACAAGTATTCATTTATCTAGATCAATTCTCAGCTCAAGCTAGAGGGCTGACGCTTTTAGGTATCGCCGGTTTATTTGTGACTGCCATCATGACCCTATCTGTTATCGAGAGGGCGTTTAACCAAATTTTTAAAGTACACCGTAGTCGACCTCTTCTTAAAAAGGTGCTGATCTATTCTGCGGCTACATTTCTTGGGCCAATTCTTCTTGGTGCTGGCATTTACCTAAGCGGCGCTTTATTCAGTGCAACCGAAGGTTGGACGGAAGCCTTATCGATAGGATTTAGCTTGGTAGCCACAATTGCCCCGATTATTTTGGCGGTCTTAGTGTTTGCAGTGGTTTATAAAGTTTTGCCTTATTCCCAGATCCTGTGGAAAGACGCAATCTCTGGAGCATTATTTGCTGCCATCAGTTTTGAGCTCATGAAGTTTGGTTTTGCGATATTTCTAACCCACACCGCCTTCTATAAGACGGTTTACGGAGCCTTTGCCATATTTCCTTTGGCCTTGCTCTGGATCTACCTGACATGGTGGATAACTCTTGCGGGAGCTGTTTTGGTGGCTAATCTACCTGCCATACGGAGTGGTGTCATCAGGGTTATTCGTTACTAA
- the msrB gene encoding peptide-methionine (R)-S-oxide reductase MsrB: MWMKKTDSEYKRILSDIEYRVTREAATERPFTGKYWDHWDKGAYSCVCCGTPLFLSDTKFDAGCGWPSYNAPQNESIIKEVRDTSHGMIRTEVRCANCDAHLGHVFDDGPMPTGLRYCINSASLSFEPSDNVQINNKVD; the protein is encoded by the coding sequence ATATGGATGAAAAAGACTGATTCAGAATACAAACGAATATTGAGCGATATCGAATATCGCGTAACTCGAGAGGCTGCTACGGAGCGACCATTTACTGGAAAGTATTGGGATCATTGGGATAAGGGTGCTTATTCTTGCGTATGTTGCGGTACACCACTATTTTTATCGGATACAAAATTTGATGCAGGTTGTGGCTGGCCAAGCTATAACGCACCTCAGAATGAATCCATCATTAAAGAGGTTCGCGATACATCGCACGGTATGATTCGTACCGAAGTAAGATGTGCGAATTGTGATGCCCATCTCGGACATGTGTTTGATGATGGCCCTATGCCAACCGGTCTTCGCTACTGCATTAATTCAGCATCGCTTAGCTTTGAACCGAGTGATAATGTCCAGATCAATAATAAGGTCGATTAA
- a CDS encoding BolA family protein yields the protein MSLNEERIKAFKADLERVFTALELTIEDESHLHAGHAGAASGGGHFRLRMVAPEFDCLSTVARHRAIYTALSRHIPKEIHALTISALTPREAGL from the coding sequence ATGAGTCTCAACGAAGAGCGCATCAAAGCATTTAAGGCTGACCTTGAGCGGGTATTTACTGCCCTTGAATTAACTATTGAGGACGAAAGTCACCTACATGCCGGTCACGCGGGCGCAGCAAGTGGTGGTGGTCACTTTAGACTCAGAATGGTTGCCCCTGAATTTGATTGCTTGTCGACCGTGGCACGGCATCGCGCTATATATACGGCTTTGAGTCGCCATATTCCTAAAGAAATCCATGCCTTAACTATTTCCGCCCTAACTCCTAGGGAAGCAGGTCTCTAG
- a CDS encoding peptidylprolyl isomerase, giving the protein MLKNRYFLAISAFAALVSTSAFSQNAAIVNGKAIPKAQLDKLVQKSGQPGNPQVRDQAREMLVTKELILQEADKRGVIQKESVREQLEQSRVGILVAAVFEDYVEKEGVTEAELKAAYESVKNQYTGKEYHVEHILVEKEADAKAIIAQIKAGGNFEEIAKTKSKDPGSAPNGGDLGWVTEKSLVPEFSKSMVQLKTGQVTDKPVKSQFGWHIIKMVDSRDMKAPSFDELKAELKQMIASDQNWQKAKFAEMMQKLRSKAKIQ; this is encoded by the coding sequence ATGTTAAAAAATCGTTACTTTCTAGCTATTAGCGCTTTCGCTGCCCTTGTCTCAACTTCTGCGTTTTCTCAAAATGCCGCAATTGTAAATGGCAAAGCAATTCCTAAGGCGCAGCTTGATAAATTAGTTCAAAAATCAGGTCAACCTGGCAATCCTCAAGTACGCGATCAAGCGCGTGAAATGCTGGTTACTAAGGAACTGATTCTTCAAGAGGCAGATAAGCGTGGCGTGATTCAAAAGGAATCGGTTCGTGAACAGTTAGAGCAATCTCGTGTCGGAATACTGGTTGCTGCTGTGTTTGAGGACTACGTTGAAAAAGAAGGTGTTACTGAGGCTGAGTTAAAAGCTGCTTACGAATCTGTTAAAAATCAATACACTGGTAAGGAATACCATGTTGAGCACATCCTAGTGGAAAAAGAGGCTGATGCAAAAGCCATCATTGCACAGATCAAGGCAGGTGGAAATTTTGAAGAAATTGCTAAGACCAAGTCAAAAGACCCTGGCTCTGCGCCAAACGGTGGTGATTTAGGTTGGGTTACCGAGAAATCGCTTGTGCCAGAGTTTTCCAAATCAATGGTGCAACTTAAAACTGGCCAAGTTACTGATAAGCCGGTGAAATCTCAATTTGGTTGGCATATTATTAAAATGGTTGACTCCCGAGATATGAAGGCGCCAAGCTTTGATGAGCTCAAGGCTGAATTAAAGCAAATGATTGCCTCGGATCAGAATTGGCAAAAGGCTAAATTTGCAGAAATGATGCAAAAACTGCGCTCAAAGGCAAAGATCCAATAA
- the aroC gene encoding chorismate synthase has product MSGNTLGLLFTVTTFGESHGPAIGAVVDGCPPGMPLTVADLQIDLDRRKPGTSRHVTQRKEEDKVEILSGIFEGKTTGAPIGLLIRNTDQRSQDYGDILQTFRPGHADYAYHHKYGLRDPRGGGRSSARLTAPVVAAAAIAKKWLREQYGTEFYGFMSQLGEVKIPFKDASLIEANPFFAPNADIIPQLEAYMDELRKAGDSCGARIEVRARNVPVGLGEPLFDKLDADIAHAMMGINAVKGVEIGAGFNSVTQKGSEHGDELFADGFASNNAGGTLGGISTGQDLRVSIAIKPTSSIMSPKQSIDLQGKPITVQTKGRHDPCVGIRATPIAEAMLALVIMDHALRHRAQCGDVNLDLKPIPAARPGAKRD; this is encoded by the coding sequence ATGTCAGGAAATACTTTAGGCTTACTTTTTACTGTTACCACTTTTGGTGAATCCCATGGCCCTGCAATCGGGGCGGTGGTTGATGGCTGTCCTCCAGGCATGCCTTTAACAGTGGCGGACCTGCAGATTGATCTGGATCGTCGTAAGCCTGGCACCTCACGCCACGTTACTCAACGCAAGGAAGAGGATAAGGTGGAGATACTTTCCGGTATTTTTGAAGGCAAGACTACCGGGGCACCCATTGGATTGCTGATTCGCAATACGGATCAACGCAGCCAAGATTATGGCGACATTTTGCAAACATTTCGCCCCGGTCACGCCGACTATGCTTATCACCATAAATATGGTCTAAGAGACCCTCGTGGTGGTGGTCGATCTTCAGCGCGCTTGACCGCGCCAGTTGTTGCTGCAGCCGCAATTGCAAAAAAATGGTTACGTGAACAATATGGCACTGAATTTTATGGCTTCATGAGTCAGCTCGGTGAAGTTAAGATTCCCTTTAAAGATGCATCCCTGATTGAAGCAAATCCTTTTTTTGCCCCAAATGCTGACATTATTCCTCAATTAGAGGCATATATGGATGAGTTACGCAAAGCGGGTGATTCTTGTGGTGCCCGAATTGAGGTAAGGGCTCGTAATGTGCCCGTAGGTTTGGGCGAACCCCTATTTGACAAACTAGATGCTGATATTGCGCACGCTATGATGGGAATTAATGCCGTTAAGGGCGTTGAGATTGGCGCCGGTTTTAATTCTGTTACACAGAAGGGAAGCGAGCATGGCGATGAATTGTTCGCCGATGGATTTGCATCAAATAATGCTGGCGGCACTTTAGGCGGAATCAGCACTGGACAGGATTTACGAGTGTCAATTGCAATTAAACCAACCTCTAGCATTATGAGTCCTAAGCAATCGATTGATTTGCAGGGCAAGCCTATTACTGTGCAAACGAAGGGTCGTCATGATCCTTGTGTTGGCATTCGTGCAACACCAATTGCGGAGGCTATGCTGGCTCTAGTTATTATGGATCACGCATTGCGTCATCGTGCGCAATGTGGCGATGTTAATTTAGATCTCAAGCCTATACCTGCTGCAAGACCAGGTGCTAAACGTGATTAA